A region of Chelonia mydas isolate rCheMyd1 chromosome 7, rCheMyd1.pri.v2, whole genome shotgun sequence DNA encodes the following proteins:
- the NDUFB8 gene encoding NADH dehydrogenase [ubiquinone] 1 beta subcomplex subunit 8, mitochondrial isoform X2, whose translation MKCSIPWRRAKGEGEASLPASGLPKHLMPGPYPKTPEERAAAAKKYNMRVEDYEPHPDDGMGYGDYPKLPDRSHHERDPWYQWDYPGLRQNWGEPMHWHFDMFLRTRVDTSPTVVPWHTMRNQFFFFIGFMLFMFWLGEMYPSYMPVGPKQYPYNNLYLERGGDPSKEPPEVKNYEI comes from the exons ATGAAGTGCTCCAtcccctggagaagggcaaaaggagagggagaggcatCACTGCCAG CTTCGGGCTTGCCCAAGCACTTGATGCCTGGACCTTACCCCAAGACCCCAGAGGAAAGGGCAGCTGCTGCTAAGAAATACAATATGAGGGTGGAGGACTATGAGCCACATCCGGATGATGGCATGGG GTATGGTGATTATCCCAAACTTCCTGACCGATCTCATCATGAGAGAGACCCCTGGTATCAGTGGGACTACCCCGGTCTGAGACAAAACTGGGGAGAGCCG ATGCACTGGCACTTTGACATGTTTCTCCGGACCCGTGTTGACACGTCCCCCACTGTGGTACCCTGGCACACCATGCGCAATCAGTTCTTCTTCTTTATTGGCTTCATGCTGTTTATGTTCTGGCTTGGAGAAATGTACCCATCCTACATGCCTGTG GGACCGAAGCAATATCCCTACAATAACCTGTACCTGGAGCGAGGGGGCGATCCCAGCAAAGAGCCCCCAGAGGTGAAGAACTATGAAATCTGA
- the NDUFB8 gene encoding NADH dehydrogenase [ubiquinone] 1 beta subcomplex subunit 8, mitochondrial isoform X1, with product MAAAGLSGVRWLRAAALLRAAGGRAAPLGARAASGLPKHLMPGPYPKTPEERAAAAKKYNMRVEDYEPHPDDGMGYGDYPKLPDRSHHERDPWYQWDYPGLRQNWGEPMHWHFDMFLRTRVDTSPTVVPWHTMRNQFFFFIGFMLFMFWLGEMYPSYMPVGPKQYPYNNLYLERGGDPSKEPPEVKNYEI from the exons ATGGCGGCGGCGGGGCTGTCAGGTGTCCGCTGGCTGCGGGCGGCGGCCTTGCTGCGGGCGGCGGGGGGCCGGGCAGCCCCGCTGGGGGCCCGAGCAG CTTCGGGCTTGCCCAAGCACTTGATGCCTGGACCTTACCCCAAGACCCCAGAGGAAAGGGCAGCTGCTGCTAAGAAATACAATATGAGGGTGGAGGACTATGAGCCACATCCGGATGATGGCATGGG GTATGGTGATTATCCCAAACTTCCTGACCGATCTCATCATGAGAGAGACCCCTGGTATCAGTGGGACTACCCCGGTCTGAGACAAAACTGGGGAGAGCCG ATGCACTGGCACTTTGACATGTTTCTCCGGACCCGTGTTGACACGTCCCCCACTGTGGTACCCTGGCACACCATGCGCAATCAGTTCTTCTTCTTTATTGGCTTCATGCTGTTTATGTTCTGGCTTGGAGAAATGTACCCATCCTACATGCCTGTG GGACCGAAGCAATATCCCTACAATAACCTGTACCTGGAGCGAGGGGGCGATCCCAGCAAAGAGCCCCCAGAGGTGAAGAACTATGAAATCTGA